The Fundulus heteroclitus isolate FHET01 unplaced genomic scaffold, MU-UCD_Fhet_4.1 scaffold_94, whole genome shotgun sequence genomic sequence TTCACTAACATCTGGTCCATTCAAACATCCGAGTCAGTGGCACGGACATCCATCGCCTCCTCTCTTTCCTAGTCTTAAAGGACACAGGCCGAGGCTCCTTCCTCATACAGATAAAGATAAGAGGCTACACCAGTATCCTGCATGAAGGTGCGAAAGCATGACttgactctcaccagatggattttgttccaCAGAGCTCGGGCTCTGtggaacaaaatccatctggtgagagtcgGGTTAGCGAAAGCAAACCAGCGACTGAGGTTTCCAGTTCAACATTGGGTGGAATAAGTCTGTTGGACAGGGTAAGAACAAGCAAACAGAGAGAACTTCAAGTCCTCTCTTCCACTTCTCCTTAAATCAGATGAAGTCAATATCTTTTTGTGAGAGCTGTTGTGGAGGTCAGCTGAAGTCTGCATAACAAATCTGAGAACAATCAGTTGAATAATAAAGTTGTTGATGGCTCTTTCATTCGTTTCTTGGTTGTCTTTATGTTCATTGTTAGTACAGATTATTCCTTTTCTTTTCGACAACGCTCATAGAGTGGCTTAgtttaccctgagctatctctatagttatgctgctataggtttaggtggctggaggacatcagggtctatttttctcactctactgagttctcctactgttctctaatttgcatttttgcaatttgtttgttgttatttcaacttttaactttattttccctctggttcttttctctcttcattaaagtacatctggtctggtgttctgttcaGCCGTGACACCACCCGGGTGGTCAGATCTTCTGCCACTGCTCCTTCTAACATAGAAattattcctggatcaatgtgtgcgtctgtgctctaacccccagtcggtcgaggcagatggtcgctcacactgagcctggttctgctggagttttcctctccactgtcgcttcatgcttgctcactatgagggattgctgcaaagccatggacaatgcagacgactgtccactgtggctctacgctctttcaagAGGAGTGAGTGAATgctgacttgatgcaatctattgggtttccttagataggaaatcttttcaccaatctgtataattcgattgaatttgactttgtaaagtgtcttgagagcccatgtgttgtgaattggcgctatataaatagaattgagTTTAATTATTACTTGTGTTTATATTGCAAATATTAGGTAGGTAGGATTCTTCACCCCAAGTTGACCTGTTACATTAATTTCTCATTTCTAGCTCTGTCCTCCATTCATCCCCTCCTTGTGAGAGTCATTCTCTCTGAGACACTGTTTATGACCCGAGAACTGAGCTGAACAATTGAAACTCCACCACAAAAAAATTTTCAAAACCCAAATGACTTCAGTTTTGGCTCCAGTACCTTCTTATTTAAACTGGTTAGTAAATGGAAAGTTTGACCAGCGGACAACAGGTGGGAGTGGAATCGTACTGCAGACCTCAGAAGAAAAGGATGGAGGGACTCCTGAGTGTTGCGGTATTTGTGTTTTCATCTGTAAAGTGAAATGACAGTAGATTTATAAATACATCAAAGGTATTACATGACATTAAAAACATGTCCCTAGGGGAACAgttgttttacaaatacaaaggGAAGTAATCAGAGTAATTTTTGATAAGGTACTTTCTGCTTGCAGTATAAAAGCAACTAATTATGTGTGTAGGAAGCATTACTGGCAGAGTGGGACGTTTTAAAACACCTAGTGAGTTTTTAATTAGTCTGAGGGTGTAGTGTTAGTGTGCGTGTGTGACACTAATTAAAAGTGTCCTGTCTCAGTGGCTTTTTAGATCTGGTGCGAACATACGTCATGCTGTTGGTCTCTTATAAAAGACCAGCAGCCTGACTTTGGGACAGAAGACGAGGAGAGGTGATACAGAAAGGAGGTAATTGATAGTTACTGCTCTTCTGCTGTCGCTTTCACACTTCTCAGCTTCATCTTCTCTGTGTCATTATCGCCATCAGATTTTGTTACAATCAAGAATCATGAGGCAGATGATGAAGAAACTGGGGCTCATGCTGCTCTGCCTTGCTGGGACCTATGCTGCCGCACCAGTTAAGTACTTTAACTTTAACAGGACACAACTTTGCCTTTCTGGTGCCATTTAGAAGACCTTTACAATGCTAAATATTGACTGTATTATAATGAATCTGGTCTGAAAAATCTGTAACGAGGTCAAGATTTAATATTTCAGTTTCACAAATCTAACGTATAGCGTTGTAATATTTCAGGAATGATGCTTCACtctaatgtgttttgttttcaggcAGCTGCGTCGGTCGTTGTGGGGAGGTTTTCACCAGAGGTCAGCAATGTACCTGTGACTTTGGCTGCCTGCAGCACAACGAGTGCTGCCCCGACTTCCAGGCCACCTGCACCACCAGTAAGATCCTGAGAGCATTCAGAACACCATTTAAAACCTCAGAATACAAATCTACAAACATCTTTTTGTAGATTGTATTATGACCAGGAGCACACGTCACATCTAAATAACTGGTTTGATTTTAGAGTGCAAATGGACCTGTTTCTCCAGTAAACATTTTGCGTTTCTGTTTAAATCTTAAATCTCTTTTGACCGTCTTTTTATTGTAAAGCTTAACAATTtctttattaaagtattttttttttacattcaacttattttagacatttttgtatattttaaattagttgcaattttattttattgtttctgcGTTACATTATAAAATATTAATCTGATGTTTTATTAGATGTTTACGTCCTTCTGTCTGATCACTGTTCATTAATTCTAGCTTTCTGTTGTCAGCTTTCATTGTTTAAAGCCTATTACCGTTTTCTGCTGATTCCCTTGTCTTCCTATCCAGTAATCTCTGCAGTCTCTTTAGGATCAAAGATAATTAATATTTCCACCTCGTGTTGGGTTTCTGTATTCCTGCACTTTGAGACTTGGTGTTTCTGTTTCAAACTAACTTTGAAACCCTAGCTAACATTATTTAAACTACTTCCAAGTTAATCTTTACTTACTTTTCAGATCATACACATATATCACATTTGTGGATTAATTCAGCATTTGTCAACTTCACTTGGATAATTTTAGAggccttttaatgttttcaagCTTGTTTCTGAAGTTTTTTAATTAGAACTAAATTTTTCCACTGCCTTTGCCGATTTGATCTCATAGCAACTTAGTTATGGTACATTTATTGGCTAACCAGCCTGCCAGGCCCCTCATCACAACGTACGCAAgcgtagcatctccagaccttctgcgttacattaacgcacagtctactgtgtatatagctctagattctgtatatatatatatatatatatatatatatatatatatatatatattttgtctgcaccatcaacaccaagtcaaatttgTAAGTGCCAACCTACTTGCcaataaacttgtttctgattctgattctgaactgaCAGACAAATGCTGAAAGCATGATATTTGTTTTCGTGTTTTTCCAGCTCCGTCCTGTCAGGGTCGCTGTGGTGAGACGTTCAGGAGAGGTCGGACGTGCGAGTGTGACCCTCAGTGTGTCCAGTTCAACACCTGCTGCCAGGACTTCCAGCTGCACTGCGGTCAGAACCACCTCAGCCCCAACTTCTTCTGGCCCTGTGCCTCGCAAAACTCTTCCAACCCTTTGAATGTTTTAACTATTCTGTCACCGCAAACATCCTTATAGCATATCACTAAGAAGTGGGAGGAGAAGGATTAGTGTTTTAATTGATCTTTTATCTATCTATTAGAGAACGTTAGTGACCAAATGCTAACAGGGCAGACAGGTAAGGGAGAAGGTTGCATGGCTTAATCGCAAAATAGGCAAGACACGCCCATCCACCTCTATTCACTGGCTGggcaataaatcaataaatcagaGAAGCATCCAAGAGCCCAGCAGTAACTCTGGGGGAGgcgcagagatccacagctcaggtggaagaatctgctGACAGTACAGCGAATTAGTTGTGCACACCAcagatctggcctttatggaaacGTATGAAGAGGAAAGCTaaatcacaacaaaaacaatgcaGTTTGTGGTTGGAACGCAAGACAATGTGAGGgggtattaatacttttgcaaggcattgtaaaCTCGTACCCCTGTGGGATAAATATTCACTGGGACTGTGATCCGTTGATATCGCAGCAAAACACACTTGTCCTTAACACACTGGCTTTCTCTCCACAGATGCCACTGTGACCATCCCTCGCCATGGAAGCTCCCAGCAGAGAACCACAGTTCCCAGTAGGCAGCACTTCTTCATATCACCAATAGTTTCACTCAGAACCTCTTAGGTTATACCAATTATCGCTTTTCAGTCTTTCCACTAAAAAAGGAGTTGGGATTTAAATTTTTGCTTATTAAGAAGTTACCCCCCCCATCTTGTTTTCAGTCTCAGATGAAGCACATACGGGAAATAGATTAAATACAGTCAGTGTTGAAACAAAAGCAGCCATTCAAAGAACTGAAAATGgttttatacacatttttatcgATATTTAGACACTGAATGAAGAAATGCAATGGTGCTGTTCATAAATATGTTGTAATTATAGCAAAGTGCATAAATACCAAATAACTTGCATCCTTGTTCATTATTCCTTTATCTTTACCAGGAAAGAGGAACCCAGAGAGGAGCCGCCAAAGGTCCAACAGCGAGAGTGAGGAATGGTTCACAGGTAAACACATGCAATAAAGTCAAGAAATGgctttatatttttctaaaatgtcaTTATACACTTAAAGTGAGAGAAATGATGCTGTATTGATCCATTTCATTCATGTGGAATTGTTTTATAGTCAAAATAAAGAGTTTAGATaagaaaacagcttttgttgtacacagctgccaAACATTTGGTCTAAAAATAATCCATGTCAGCCAGAGCATATTATTGAACTTAAGGATCAATGCTGTACTATTATAATTTTCATTCATTCACCTCTAAAGGCAGAGGTCGCTGTCCTCAGTACCCTGGGGGGCGGTGCCCAGGTAGATTTGGCCCAGCAAACCCACTGCCAGCTGGCGCTTTGGGCTACAATCCTGCTGCAGTGCAAGGTAATCATCTATATctcacttttctctttttaataatTAGAATAAAATCCCATCACCGGTTTCATTTGTTAAATCTTGGATTAGAGCtgaaactattatttttttcttctgttttgcaggTGGAAGTAACATCCCTGTGGGCCTGCTGCCCAGGCAAGTGTCTACCTCTCCAGGTGGAGCTCACCGTTTCCCAGCAGGTCAGCTGTCCCAGCCCAACAACGGCGCTCCAGTGTTGGACGGCAGGGTTCCTGTCAGCTCCCCCACCAATGGAGCTACAGATGGCAAACTAAATATCCAGCTGGTGGTGACCCCGGTGAACCTGGGTCTGTCTGGGCCCAGCCAAGGTTAATTACCTGTACCTCATCCTGTAGTCCTGTTTTCTCTCACTTTTAATTGTTTCTCCTTTATTGTCAATATATTGATCAGCTTTATTAGTCTGTTTGCTTAatttgattatatatatatatataatatatatatttcattatATTGTGTGTTTCAATGTAAAGAGCTGTATGAATAAAGTGTGATTAATTGATCAACGTTTGTGGGATTTTGGCTCTGTTGGATCAAATTGAAGGTCTTATTGAGAATGTCCGTAGAACTGACCACTGTGGCCTTTTCTTCTCAGCGGGAGGTCCGGCTGAATCCAGACCCAGCACGCTGCTGGATGTGGCCCAGGCGTTAGGCCTCTCTGTTGGGCAGATGGGGCCTGAGGGATCTGGGACAGGTAGGGTTCGGGATCTTGTCAGTGTGACGGTCGTTTTATGAGATCCGCCCGATTTGACTGCGTGTTTCTGCGTAGGACTCACGTCTGATGTGGAGCTGTGCAGTGAAGCCCCCATCAACGgactgaccgccctcagcaaCGGGACTACACTGAtattcaaaggtaagctgtctGATTATCAGCTGGGGATTTCACTAATTGTGGATAGCGTgagtaatgtgtgtgtgtgtccttcaGGTGAGTTATTTTGGGCGGTTGACTCCATCAGAGGCTCCATTGGTCCTCCACAAAACATCACAGAGACCCTGGGGGTCCCATCTCCCATCGATACGGTCTTCACACGAATCAACTGCAACAGAAACACCTATATCATCAAGGTATAAAACTCAAAACAAGGGTTCATGCCTTACATCATATGATGCCTATATTTTGTTGCAAGCCACATCTGAATGATAGTTCTGTTTCAGACTGAGGCGCAGGGCTGGAAGGACACAGAGGACAGTTTACTCAGGGACACTGCAGAGAGGAGTCATCAAAAAAATCTAGACTGAAAGGCCTTTTGggtcaatttcattttatttttaaatattaaagagcaaaattaaaaaatttactGGCTGAAGGAAGGTGTAAAAAGGATGACTTTATGTtaacaaaagtcaaaaacattttctgaggACCCGATCACTTCTTTATATTAGGTGCAAAATGGTTGAGTCCACACCTGCACCCAGTCCATTCAACTGACAGCCACAGCAGCATTGAATGGCAGGAAAACATCATGTTTTTGTCGGgttactgaagaaaaaaaaaaaaaggaggataggagagggagaaaaaattaaagtctctggaagcagcagcaaaacattcaggtttttttttcatagcaaaacagaaacatgttttgttatGCACTCTCCATCCAGTCAAAATAAATCTGATGAAAATAATGCCCCTCTTACTGCTATTTAATAATGCAACAAACAAATGCTAATGcctgttattgttttaaacccGTGACATCAAAAACCTGTCAACAGTATAATGAGCATCACAACATATACTGCAATTTACCTGTTATTATTATCATGCCATCGTGTTATTATTCATCAGAACGAAGCTAATTGTTAATGTAAAAACATGTACGCCCAACATCAGACCGTCTACTCCAGCGGTTTCCAAAGTGGGGGACTGGAAAAATGACCAGTTTTCAGGgggtcatttaaaaaatatgtatattgaTGGCAATGCTGAATTCAATTACACAGTAACATAGACAGttaaacttaaaacaattacactttaaatgtggtagttttgtgatttaaagatcacagtttattttattgttatatgttttactgcagttggcctttttctttttttttgttcagctgTCGAAAAGATTGCTTGGAAGAGGGCgtgaaaactttcttttaaatcacaGGGGGGCCTGTGAAGACGTCTACTCCATGATGATGGCGTCTATTAATCCTCTTTCTCTGCTTCCCAAAGGGAGAGCAATGCTGGCGTCTGGATGAGAACCTGGTGATGGAGCCTGGCTACCCCAAACCTTTAAGCTCCGAGTTCCCAGGTCTGACGGGACGCATCAGTGCTGCTCTGGTGGTGCCGGCTAGCAGGAGCACACCAGAGACCGTGTTCTTCTTCaagacaggtgagcagagccAAAACAGGCTGATATCAACCAGCTGTCTGCAAACAGGAGcccattcatcttcaaataagtCCAAAGCTTGTTGAAGATGTAGGTCTGCTTCTATAAGCATCGTAGGAGGACACACAGAGGGGACTGGTTGCTGACTGAGGTTTTTTGGGTTTGTTACCATGACTGCTGCCTCTGTCTGGCCTCCAGGAGACGTAatgcagaggttcaccttcctgccAGGCAGCACTGCTTCCTGCGGCGACAAACCGAGgagctccatgcagaaaaacgTCGCCCAACAGGCTGGTTAGTAAAACATAAGATCTCTTCAATGCTCTTACCAAATGCATctaagaaataaaactaaactggGAACACgctttgtaaaataataaaggaaTCACACACATAACATGAAAACAGAATAATCCCAAACACGTTTCCTTCTCCCAATTTACCAAGAAGGTCTTAAACTCTTTTGTTTCTAAGTTTTTGCCAAACAAGAAACAGGATGTTGAAATCACAACACTGCAATTAGAGATTGTTAGGATTAGGGACATCAACAATCTCAGCATGCTTTCAACATTTCAAATAATCTAATACTTTTTCTGTTGTAAACTTCAAATGGCAACAGATGAGTCAATTGAATTAAGCAAACTATATCAGAGGTCGTATATCCTGTATGTTAAATCTGCGCTAATGCCATTTTTATTCCACCAGCAGACGTTCTTCTGAGTGGGGAGATCAACATCAAAGTTTCTCTGACGGGCTTCCCCACCCCGGTCACCTCGGCTCTGTCCGCGCCCGTTCCCCAGAGCACCAACCAGTACCAACACTTTGTCTTCTCGGGACGTAAGTACTGGGCACATCTGGATGTAGACCACAACGTAAAACTGTCCAATGGGACCATTTCACCATTTATCCACCATTGCCAAAAATGTTTATGTATCGCACAGGTTTCAGACAAATACAAATTACTGCACttttaaagtggaaggaaaattatatgtggtttttaaaatgtttttacaagagTATAAATCTTTTTTGGGCATGTATCCGTTTATTTTAGCCCCCAGTATACCTCACTTCACTGAAGTTACGGCTCCTCTTCCTGCTTCACTGTGATCAGGGTGGCTGTCCTGCAGGAAAATGGACCTCCATCTCTGACTAAAGTCTTTTGAAGCTTCTAGCAGGTTTTATTTACAGTGATACTCTGTAATTAGctccatcctcccatcaaccCCGACCAGTTTCCCTATCGCccctgagaaaaagaaagaaaaaaaaggcatctccacagcataatgctgccaccatcatgtttaacagaagggacagctgatgatttaatagcGTTTCTTTCTCCTtcccactcttccataaacagCATAAAAAGCACAGAACATTAAATCACACGACATAAAAATCCAGTTTTGTGCTTGAAATGTGACATATGGTGGAAAAATTCATTTGGTGGAAAGACATTTTCAAGGCACTATTTAAAGCAGAGATTTGCCATATTTACTGGTGTGTGTTGCAGTTCACACGGCTTCAGCTCggcaaaaatgattaaaagcttttaaaaatcctttttatgcTAAACATTCAGAGACATCACTAATCAAAAACAAACAGCGgagctgaaataaataaatcttaaacaACAATAGCAAATGCTGTACTGTAGTTTGTAAATATTTCAAtgtaaaatattgtatttttttccatattttaatGTTACCTGCCAACTCTGTTACCTTCAAATTTTACACACGCAGCGTAAAGTGATCCCTGCATCTGTGACCCTGAACTCTTTGTTGTCTCCACAGCTCTCTATTTCAGAGTCCAGATCACAGGAGGGCTGCCAGCTCTGGCCAAACCCGAAGCCCCCGCCACCCTCACCCCCCTACCCGTCCCCATCCTCAGCCCTCTGCTCTCAGCCACCAACCCGGCAGGTCAAAGCCAGAACCCTTCCCACCCGGCCAACTCCATCAGGTTCTGGCTGCGCTGTCCATAGGCGCCTCCCGCAGAGGACAGAGCGTCGTCTGTATCAAGATTTACCAACACGTCGCACTTAGAAAATGCTTTATGCTGAGCAGAGAAGCAGTAATTCAGTTTTTCAACACTCATTAGATGATGTTAAAATGGTCAGAAATCTGAACCATCCGAGCCTCCAATCCTTCTTGTGCACCTTTTAAATCCACCTATTAACAGGGAAGGATCACATGACAATGCTGCTATTtgttattcagttttattctaaaaaaacacacctgcagaaacagaacaaaatcaaaatataacaaatcaGGACTTTACAAATTAAACTAAACTCAGTGGATTTTACAGACAGACAAACATCTGGGGATTCTCAGAA encodes the following:
- the prg4a gene encoding proteoglycan 4a, whose protein sequence is MGPEGSGTGLTSDVELCSEAPINGLTALSNGTTLIFKGKLSDYQLGISLIVDSVSNVCVCPSGELFWAVDSIRGSIGPPQNITETLGVPSPIDTVFTRINCNRNTYIIKGEQCWRLDENLVMEPGYPKPLSSEFPGLTGRISAALVVPASRSTPETVFFFKTGDVMQRFTFLPGSTASCGDKPRSSMQKNVAQQADVLLSGEINIKVSLTGFPTPVTSALSAPVPQSTNQYQHFVFSGPLYFRVQITGGLPALAKPEAPATLTPLPVPILSPLLSATNPAGQSQNPSHPANSIRFWLRCP
- the LOC118562463 gene encoding translation initiation factor IF-2-like isoform X1 — encoded protein: MLYYYNFHSFTSKGRGRCPQYPGGRCPGRFGPANPLPAGALGYNPAAVQGGSNIPVGLLPRQVSTSPGGAHRFPAGQLSQPNNGAPVLDGRVPVSSPTNGATDGKLNIQLVVTPVNLGLSGPSQG
- the LOC118562463 gene encoding uncharacterized protein LOC118562463 isoform X2; the protein is MEAPSREPQFPERGTQRGAAKGPTARVRNGSQAEVAVLSTLGGGAQVDLAQQTHCQLALWATILLQCKVEVTSLWACCPGKCLPLQVELTVSQQVSCPSPTTALQCWTAGFLSAPPPMELQMAN